The Thermomonospora amylolytica sequence ACGCCGCCGCCGTGCTGTCGGGACGGCCGGTGGCGTCGCTGCGGGTCAGCGAGGGCGACAAGCGGGAACGGCACGTGGGGGTCTCCCATCACAGCCTGACCGCCTACGGGCGGGTCGCGCTGGCCCGCGCGCAGGTGGTGGTGCCCGACCTGCCCGGAGAGTTCGGCGAACGGGTCGCCCGGCAGGCCGGGACGCTGGCCGACCGGCACGAGCTGGTGCGCGTGCCGGTGGACGGGCTGGCCGACGAGCTGCGGACGGCCGAACGGGACTGGGGGGTGCGGCTGTCGACCATGGGCCGCCGCCTGGACGAGGACCTGGCCTACTTCCTGGCCGCCGCGGCCGCCGGCCGGCACACCGCGTCCCTGCTGTAGCGGTCAGCCCACCCGGGCGGCCTGCTCGGCCTCGGCGCGGGCCGCCTCCTCGGCGGTGTAGTGGTCGCGGAACGTGAACGCCCGCGGGGTGGGGCCCTCGCGCCGCAGCAGTTCCAGGCGGTCCACGCACTCGTCGGGGCCGGGGCGGTGCCCGGCGGGGATCCACCACAGCACCTGGTAGGTCTCGGCGACCCGGTCGAACCATTCGCGGCGGCGGCGCATGGCCTCCAGGTGGCCGCTGCGGTAGGCGTACTCCCACAGGGCCTCGCGGGACCGCCACACCGAGTAGTTGATCAGGATGTCCGGGCCGTAGGGCCATTCGTCGGCGCCGTCGACCGGGGACACCGGCCGCCACACGAAGCCGGGGTCGCCGTCGGCCAAGGCGTTGAGCGGGTCGCGCAGTTCCAGGAATTCGGTCATCGAGGGGTCGTCCAGGGGCGCCTTCAGGCGGGCGATGTTGAACTGGGCCAGATGGAAGTCGGTCATGCCCGCCAGCATATGTCAACACTCATTGTTTTTAGAAGCCCCGAGGACCGTGCAGCACCAACCGGGACGGGGGTCCATCCGGGGCGCCAGGCCGGGCGCGTTCTCGAACAGCCCCTCCAGCAGCGCCAGGTTCATCCCGCACACCAGCGGCGGGAACTCCTCCGACAGCGCGTGGAACGGGCAGTTGCGCATGCGCAGCACCGCGCCGCCCGGCGTCTCCTCGACGACGGGCTCATAGCCGCGGGCGGCCAGCAGGGCCCTTGCCGCCTCCAGGTCCCCGACCGGTCCCGCGCGTTCGGCCAGTGCGCGGCCCCGGCTGCGCGCGGCCCGGTGCAGCGGCTCGTCCAGCCCGCTCTCCTCGGCGGCCTCGGCCAGCAGTTCGGCGGCCGTGCGGTAGTCGCGGGGCGGCAGCGACACCGTCCGCTCCCCCGCCGCCCGCCGGTACAGCTTGGCCGGGCGTCCCGCCCCCGGTCCCGACCGGCCGCTCAGCCGGCGGCTGGTCGTCTCCAGCAGGCCGGCCTCGGCGAGCCTGTCCAGGTGGTGCGCGGCCAGGGTGCGCTGGACGCCGACCGCCTCGGCCGCCTCGTTCCGCCCGACCTCGTGGTCCTGGGCGCTCACGTACTCGTACAGCCGCCGCCGGACCGGATCGCGCAGCGCGGCTATCGCCTCGACATCGTCCACCCGGCCAGTCTAAGAACAACCGGACTCAACGTTAGAACGACGCGAGCCGGGCGGGATCACGGTCGGCCTCCGCCCGCAGAGCACGCCGCGGTCGTCCGCAGAGGGCTCAGTGCGCGCCGAGGATGTCGACCACGTAGACCAGGGTGTCGTCGCCCTTGATCCCGTAGTGGGACAGGCCCTTGGTGCCGTAGCCCCAGGCGGGCGGCACCACCAGCAGGATGCGGCTGCCGATCCGCTGCCCCACCAGGCCCTCGTCGAACGCCCTGATGTCCTGGCCGACGCCGATGATCTCCCCGGCGGGACGGCCCTCGCCCCAGGTGGAGTAGAACTCCTCACCGGTCCGCCACAGCACCCCGGTGAAGTGCAGCACCGCCAGCCGGTTGCCGCGCAGCGCCGGGCCGGTGCCCTGCACCAGCGTGCGGACCTGCAGCCTGGCGGGCGGCGCGGTGCGCGGAACGGTCACCCGGGGCGCGCGACCGGCGCCGGCGTCGGCGACCCGGGGCAGCCGGGCGTCGGCCAGCGGCTGCGGGGAGCCCTTGGCGGCGGCGTCCTTGCCGTAGGCCGCCAGCACGTCCAGCACGTACACCAGCGAGTCGTTCGGGCCGATCTGATGCCGCTCGTCGCCCCGGTCGCCGTACCCCTGGTCGGGCGGGATCAGCGCGACGACCCGGCTGCCGACCTTCTTGCCGACCAGCGCCGCCTCCAGTCCGGGCACCAGCTTGCCGGAGGGGAACGCGCCCGGCTTGCCGGTCGTGTAGCTGTTGGCCACCAGCTTGGTGCCGGCGCCGTTCCAGCGGTAGCCGACGTAGGAGGCCACCACCAGGTCGCCCTTGCGGACCTCGGCGCCCTCACCGTCCACCAGGGTCTCGATCTTCAGCTCGTCGCCCGGCTCGGCCTTGGAGTCGAACCTCACGTCGGGCTGTCTGCCGTACTCCCCGGACACCTCCACCGGGATGCCGCCGCCCAGCGAGCAGCCCGACAGCAGCAGCGGCGCGGCCACCAGAGCGGCCGCCAGCGGGACCAGACGACGGCGCATGAGCGTCCTTCGGGGGTGACGGAGCGGACTTGAGCGCTCACCTTACCGGCTGGTCACCCCCGAGGGCAGCTCACGTCACATCCCGGCGATGAGCTTGTCGACCCGCTCGTCCACCGAGCGGAACGGGTCCTTGCACAGCACCGTCCGCTGCGCCTGGTCGTTCAGCTTCAGGTGCACCCAGTCGACGGTGAAGTCGCGGCGCTTCTCCTGGGCCCGCCGGATGAACTCGCCGCGCAGCCGCGCCCGGGTGGTCTGCGGCGGCACCGACTTGGCCTCGAAGATGTCCAGGTCGCGGGTGACCCGCTCGACCGAGCCGCGCTTCTCCAGCAGGTAGTACAGGCCGCGGCCGCGGTGCACGTCGTGGTAGGCCAGGTCCAGCTGGGCCACCCGGGGCGAGGACAGCGGCAGGTCGTACTTGCGCCGGTACCGCTCGATGAGCTGGTACTTGGTGACCCAGTCGATCTCCCGGGAGACCAGGTCCAAGTCGCCGGTCTCCACCGCGCGCAGCGTCCGCTCCCACAGGTCCAGCACCCGCAGCGCGACCGCGTCGCCGCCGCGGCGGTCCACGAAGTCGCGGGCCTTGCCGTAGTACTCCTTCTGGATGTCCAGCGAGGAGGCCTCCCGGCCGTTGGCCAGCCGGACCCGGCGGCGGCCGGTCATGTCGTGGCTGACCTCCCGGATGGCGCGGATCGGGTTCTCCAGGGTGAGGTCGCGCATCACCACCCCGGCCTCGATCATCCGCAGCACCAGGTCGGTCGCCCCGACCTTGAGCAGCATCGTGGTCTCGCTCATGTTGGAGTCGCCCACGATCACGTGCAGCCGGCGGAACCGCTCGGCGTCGGCGTGCGGCTCGTCGCGGGTGTTGATGATCGGGCGGGACCGGGTGGTGGCCGAGGAGACCCCCTCCCAGATGTGCTCGGCCCGCTGCGACACGCAGTACACCGCGCCGCGCGGGGTCTGCAGCACCTTGCCCGCCCCGCAGATGATCTGCCGGGTGACCAGGTACGGGATCAGCACGTCGGCCAGCCGGCCGAACTCGCCGTGCCGCCCCACCAGGTAGTTCTCGTGGCAGCCGTAGG is a genomic window containing:
- a CDS encoding DUF3291 domain-containing protein, which encodes MTDFHLAQFNIARLKAPLDDPSMTEFLELRDPLNALADGDPGFVWRPVSPVDGADEWPYGPDILINYSVWRSREALWEYAYRSGHLEAMRRRREWFDRVAETYQVLWWIPAGHRPGPDECVDRLELLRREGPTPRAFTFRDHYTAEEAARAEAEQAARVG
- a CDS encoding helix-turn-helix transcriptional regulator, with translation MDDVEAIAALRDPVRRRLYEYVSAQDHEVGRNEAAEAVGVQRTLAAHHLDRLAEAGLLETTSRRLSGRSGPGAGRPAKLYRRAAGERTVSLPPRDYRTAAELLAEAAEESGLDEPLHRAARSRGRALAERAGPVGDLEAARALLAARGYEPVVEETPGGAVLRMRNCPFHALSEEFPPLVCGMNLALLEGLFENAPGLAPRMDPRPGWCCTVLGASKNNEC
- a CDS encoding FKBP-type peptidyl-prolyl cis-trans isomerase; this translates as MRRRLVPLAAALVAAPLLLSGCSLGGGIPVEVSGEYGRQPDVRFDSKAEPGDELKIETLVDGEGAEVRKGDLVVASYVGYRWNGAGTKLVANSYTTGKPGAFPSGKLVPGLEAALVGKKVGSRVVALIPPDQGYGDRGDERHQIGPNDSLVYVLDVLAAYGKDAAAKGSPQPLADARLPRVADAGAGRAPRVTVPRTAPPARLQVRTLVQGTGPALRGNRLAVLHFTGVLWRTGEEFYSTWGEGRPAGEIIGVGQDIRAFDEGLVGQRIGSRILLVVPPAWGYGTKGLSHYGIKGDDTLVYVVDILGAH
- the pafA gene encoding Pup--protein ligase — translated: MDRRIFGLENEYGVTCTFRGQRRLSPDEVARYLFRRVVSWGRSSNVFLRNGARLYLDVGSHPEYATPECDSVIDLVTHDKAGERILEGLLVDAERRLREEGIAGDIYLFKNNTDSAGNSYGCHENYLVGRHGEFGRLADVLIPYLVTRQIICGAGKVLQTPRGAVYCVSQRAEHIWEGVSSATTRSRPIINTRDEPHADAERFRRLHVIVGDSNMSETTMLLKVGATDLVLRMIEAGVVMRDLTLENPIRAIREVSHDMTGRRRVRLANGREASSLDIQKEYYGKARDFVDRRGGDAVALRVLDLWERTLRAVETGDLDLVSREIDWVTKYQLIERYRRKYDLPLSSPRVAQLDLAYHDVHRGRGLYYLLEKRGSVERVTRDLDIFEAKSVPPQTTRARLRGEFIRRAQEKRRDFTVDWVHLKLNDQAQRTVLCKDPFRSVDERVDKLIAGM